GCCTGGGCATCATCCTTGGTGGGGTATATCTTGTAAATAGAAAGTAGTAAAAAGCTTATGAAAAGGGGCATCCTTTAACGGAAATGAAAACCCGTTTTCAGATAAAAAAAGCGGGTGTTTCTAATGAAACACCCGCTTTTTAATATCGTCTGACAACCTGTTAGATCGCCATAATTTCTTTCTCTTTCTGTACACAATGCTTGTCAACCAGCTCAATAAACTTATTGGTCAGCGCCTGTACTTCAGCTTCTGCATCTTTCGCAGTATCCTCACTCAGACCATCTTTCTGCAATTTCTTAATAGCTTCGATCGCATCACGACGGATACTCCTGATAGACACTTTGCCTTGCTCACCTTCACCAGCAGCTCTTTTTACAAATTCTTTTCTTCTTTCTTCAGTCAGTGGTGGCAGGAACATCCTGATGATGATACCATCGTTCTGAGGGTTAATACCGATATTGGAAGCAATGATAGCTCTTTCAATCGGCTGAAGCATATTTTTTTCCCATGGCTGAATGGTCAGGGTACGCGCGTCGGCCACATTGATATTGGCTACCTGGGAGAGCGGAGTAAGAGAACCATAGTAATCTACGGAAATTCCATCCAGAATTGCCGGAGTTGCTTTTCCAGCTCTGATTCTGGACAATTCCAGCTCAAGGTGAGCGATCGCCTTTTGCATGGATTCGCTGGCATCGTCCATGATTAAGTTTAGATCATCTTGCATAGCAAACAAATAATTAAGTGCGTGCAAACCTACAGGAATTATCTGAGATTTTGAAGCGGGGATATAATAGAAATAGAATATAAGAAAGCAGGGTGGACAATTGAAGGCTTTTCATGGCCATTCAAACGGAAAAGTGAGACCTGTAAAACGAATGAGGACTATTTATCCTGTAAAACTCCTTTCGGATTGACCCTGATTGGCGATTTTGGCATTACCTCTACCACTGCCTTTACTTCGTTGACAGTAGCCAGGCTCACCTTGTGCAACATGTTCTCTTTTCTCTTTTTGAGTTGGTATAACACACCTGTAAGGATCAAAGCAGAGCCGATCATACTACCCAGTAACCAGCCAGTACCAATATGTTGGAAATAAAATGCGAAAACAATATAAGCAGCATTCACCCCTACACATACCAGGGTGGTCTGGCGGTGGTTGAGATTCAGTGCCAGCAGGTAGTGATGCAGGTGGTTACGGTCAGCCGCAAACGGAGAACGACCGTGCAGCATACGTATTGCAAATACCCTCATAGTATCGAACAATGGCAGTATTAATATAGCGATTGCAACCGCAGGTACAGACTCCACAGGGAGTTTACCTGCAGGATTACCAGCCACTTCGATGAACTTAATAGTCAGAATTGCATTCACCAAACCTACCATCAAAGAGCCGGTATCGCCCATGAAGATCCTGGCCGGAGAAATATTGTAAATCAGGAAAGCAGCTAAACCGCCTGCCATGGAGAAACCTAATACCGCATATACCAGTTGACCGGTATAGAGGAAATAAGTACCGAGCACGCCGGATACCAGCATGCCTACACTACCTGCCAGGCCATCGACACCATCAATCAGGTTGAAAGCATTGATCACCACCAGGAATGTAAAGTAGGTGAGCAGCAGGCTAAAGTGAGGAGGCAAAGTATTGAACCCCATGAAACCATACATGCTGCTGATCTGTAAATTACTGAGATAAATTACTGCAAAAGAAGCCATTAACTGGCCAATGAGTTTTTTCAGTGGTGTAAGTCCGACAATGTCGTCTTTCATTCCCACCATAAAAATTACAAAGAACGCAGCCACCATATATTGAAATGGAGAATCTGCCAACGCTGGCACACAAACCGCAGTTGCAACAATGAATCCTGAAAAAAACGCTATTCCCCCTAAAGTTGGGATTCGCGACTTATGAGATTTCCGTTCGTCCGGTTCGTCATATAAATGCTTCAGTTCTGCTACCCGGATTAACACGGGGATGGCAAAGTAGGTTATAACGAAACTTAGGACAGTAGCAATTAAAACATTCTCCATTTGGGAGGGACTTGATCTATTTACAAAGATATTAATTTCAAGTAAATGTGTATCACCTTAATCTGAAAATAATAGAGATTGAGAGATACAAAAGGTAAAATCACGGAATTAGGCAAGATTATGTGCAATTGTATTTAAATTCTATTATTTTCGCCTGATCAAAAAATTTGCAAGTATTATGCCACAGTTGAAAGATATAGCTACACAAATCAGAAGGGATATCGTTCGCATGGTGCATGGCTGCCAGAGTGGCCATCCAGGCGGGTCATTAGGTTGTGCTGATTTCTTCACAGCCCTGTATTTCAAGGTAATGCAGCACAAGCCGCAGCCTT
This window of the Chitinophaga sancti genome carries:
- the frr gene encoding ribosome recycling factor; translation: MQDDLNLIMDDASESMQKAIAHLELELSRIRAGKATPAILDGISVDYYGSLTPLSQVANINVADARTLTIQPWEKNMLQPIERAIIASNIGINPQNDGIIIRMFLPPLTEERRKEFVKRAAGEGEQGKVSIRSIRRDAIEAIKKLQKDGLSEDTAKDAEAEVQALTNKFIELVDKHCVQKEKEIMAI
- a CDS encoding glycosyltransferase family 4 protein: MENVLIATVLSFVITYFAIPVLIRVAELKHLYDEPDERKSHKSRIPTLGGIAFFSGFIVATAVCVPALADSPFQYMVAAFFVIFMVGMKDDIVGLTPLKKLIGQLMASFAVIYLSNLQISSMYGFMGFNTLPPHFSLLLTYFTFLVVINAFNLIDGVDGLAGSVGMLVSGVLGTYFLYTGQLVYAVLGFSMAGGLAAFLIYNISPARIFMGDTGSLMVGLVNAILTIKFIEVAGNPAGKLPVESVPAVAIAILILPLFDTMRVFAIRMLHGRSPFAADRNHLHHYLLALNLNHRQTTLVCVGVNAAYIVFAFYFQHIGTGWLLGSMIGSALILTGVLYQLKKRKENMLHKVSLATVNEVKAVVEVMPKSPIRVNPKGVLQDK